The following proteins come from a genomic window of Lolium rigidum isolate FL_2022 chromosome 5, APGP_CSIRO_Lrig_0.1, whole genome shotgun sequence:
- the LOC124657751 gene encoding MADS-box transcription factor ANR1-like, whose product MTRRKIVIRRIENMGKRQATFCKRRSGLLKKAQELAILCDVQVAVIVFSSTGRLYEYASSTTTTTTTTTTSMAMASILEKYRSAQEQQQLLNPVSQLMEAYGGETIKLKSQRLVFVGTSVGEELTPY is encoded by the exons ATGACGAGGCGCAAGATTGTGATTAGGAGGATTGAGAACATGGGTAAGAGGCAGGCCACCTTCTGCAAGCGGCGTAGTGGCCTGCTAAAGAAAGCACAAGAGCTGGCCATCCTCTGTGATGTCCAGGTCGCCGTTATCGTCTTCTCCTCCACCGGACGCCTCTACGAGTATGccagctccaccaccaccaccaccaccaccaccaccacttccaTGGCCATGGCTTCCATTCTTGAAAAGTATCGATCTGCACAGGAGCAGCAACAGCTGCTGAATCCAGTGTCACAACTCATG GAAGCTTATGGGGGAGAGACTATCAAACTTAAGAGTCAAAGACTTGTGTTTGTTGGAACATCAGTTGGAGAAGAGCTTACACCGTATTAA